acatatATACACTTTTTGGACAGGCACATAAGTTTTTTGCAAGTATCTTGCATTTGCTAATGAATTTATTTTCGgtgctttgtttttttgttgAGGAACCCTTTTACGGCTAGAAGAGTACTCAGAAATCTCTTTGAAGAGAAGAGTTTTAGGGGTGGCATTTTGTATTGCGCTACTTTATTTGTAATGTTGTGGGCATGCGACTACTGAACGCTCAAAAAGGAGCGTTTTCATTTCCGTGCATAGTCAGTTCTTCTGAGTTTTCCGACGGTTCTCTTACTTTGCTGAGAACTTAGATAAAACTGCCTTAGTCACTGCCTGAGCGGGTAATGGTGTGTTTGAGAACGCAGAGTTTCAAGAatgctgcattgctcgaattGCCAGGAAAACGTGTGATAACAACAGTAAAGATATAGTCTTTCAGAAAGAGTCTTCCAAGAAGGTGCTTAGAGAGAGATAGTTCTAAATGTGTCTATTTTTCATAAGTATCTTTATTTGGCCTGGTCTTTGTTGTTATTGTGTGATCTTGTTGTATATAATCACAATAAATAAACTCCCAGCATTTCGCATGCTCTGCAaatctctgcaaaaaaaaaagcagttgccaCGCAGTGGCGGTGATACTTTTGTCATGACAACATATGCCATAATTACTTGAATCAAAGCAGATAATTTCCATGCCTTCtattatgagaaaaaaaaaagaccagggGTGTAGTAAGGGGTGGGGGCACAGACAGTAGATTGCCGCACTTGTTTTGTACAACATACTGAATCGGGTcttcttcacacacacacaccaataGTAAAGGCATCGTAAAACTGTTGACAGTGTATGCACAAGCTTATGACAAAAGCTATACTAACTGCCTTGCAGATAGGGTCACTTTTCTTCTATGAAAAATAGACTAGCGTATTTAGACTCCAAGCACTTGCATGTTAAATATTGCATAACAACTAGCATGGAAAAATGCACTGATGTCCTTCTGCGACCTGCACAGACACTGGGTAAACACACGAATACATCAAAATACCTAGGCGTTGTCATTTCGAACAACAAATGCTGCCGTATGTAAGTTGTTAGTTTACTGCCGCCTGAAGAGAGTTTCAGGATGTTCCATGATCGACGTAGTTGTGTGCATGTGTAGAGTTCAAGTTATTGTTGACATGTTAACTAACATGCATGTATTTTGCTAATGCCTAATTCATTTAAACTCGTCTGTAACATAGCAGACATCACATGCCATAAAACTGCAATATGCTGCAAATTTCTCACATTTTGCACTATTACTTAATGTCGAAAGATGCTTATAGCAACTATCAGTCTACAATGCTTGTTTTCAACGAAATTCATAAACATTGCATATTATGTACCAAAACGTGAATGGAAGACAACCCTGGCAAGTCTGCTTTGAAAGACTAAGTGTTCAAGAACACTGCTCCAGGAACAAAACTAAATGGCTATCTTGGCATCTAAGCAACAAAATGCATTAAGTTCTTCTGTCTGCATACTTACCACTCTCATTTGCACACGTCAAGCAAATATAGTACATGCACAAGGACAACTTTTATATAAAACTTTACCTAAAATACTGTTTGAATGAGCCCATGCTCTATGTCCACATTTCTACACTGACTCAAAACAAATCTAGCAGCGTATGATGGAATGTTAAAACAGTTGGACAGGACACTGCAAACAACTGCAGTTCCTAGAACAGTCCCTAAAAAAATAGTGCTTGAAGTGGAGTGATGATGGTGAGCGATACATCGGAAACAAGATAAGAATGAATGAGACGAAGAAGTGATGCACAGATCATGACAGCACTCAAACAGCAGTGCAAACACATCTTGGAAATTCACCATAGCGCAGCTCCAGGGACTGTACACACAACTGTCACGGCAGCCACTGTCACCGTCCAACCTATTTGAACTCATAGCAGAAGTCGTAATTCGGCGGCTCCTTGGGAATGGGTGGTGGGCTCTCTGGGATGTCAACACCTTCTGTATCCAGAAGTCTCAGCTTGATCTCCATGCTAAGCAGAGTTTCTAAGTCATTCTTGGTCTCCTTGCTGACCATCTTTTTGcccagcagggcactgatgccaTCCGTCCAGTAGTCGAAGATCTTGTCATTTGATGCTACAAAGTTCAGCGGCTCCTGGTTGGAGTCTGGTATGAGTGAGAAAGCAAGTGATGCTGTTGACTTGGCCTTGCGGGTGTCCTTCATGTACGGACATTCGCGACCGGTTGCCAGACTCCTGATCTCAATCACGGGCAGCTTGTGCGGCAGTTCTTCAAGACTCGGCGTCGCATTTTCCTCACAGTCACCATAGTGGAAGACCTTCTGGCTCGGCGACAACCGGCAGTACCAGAACTTGTCCTTGATCCTGTGACCTTTGGCTGAATACTTGGTGAACAACGTGCCCTCGCACAGAAACTGCAGTCTCTGCTGCTGGATGAGGTCCATTATGTCGGGCGTCACCTGCTCCCGAAGCTCTATGATGGGACGAgcctggctctcccattcctcccTCGTCGACTGCTCTTGCTGCCAGAGGTTCATTATCTCTGAGTAGGTCAGCATGGCGAGCTTGCTGCGAAACTTGTCGAGGCTCATGAGTGGTGGTTCCGTGGCCAAGGCACGGGTGATCTGCTCCTGGACCACGCTGAAGACCTTGACAAAGTCTTCCGTAGTTGCCCTCATCTCTTTCCAAGTCTTGTTCAAGAGCATGATGCCAATGCAGAAGAACTCTTCAAACGGATGGTCATGTGTGAAGAACATAGGATAGTATGTCTTCCCTTGCTCGGTCGGGAGTTCGCCAACTTTGAGAATTTCTGCAAGGAGCCGGGTCAATCGGATGCTACTCCGGCCAAACGGACACTCGTGCTCGTCTGCTCGACACGAGTTCTCGAGAACGAATTTGGTGTAGCTCTCGGTGTGGTGCCTCGCAAAGTAAATCATATTGTCCAGAGCCAACATTCCAGGCGGTTCTCCAAAATCCTCAATGGGATTAGTGTGGTTTTGGAAGCCCAATTTCTTGTAGTCCTTTGCGTAACCACCACCTTTCCGGCCACTGCTTGTAGTACTGCAGCTGCCATCGCCTTCGACATCAAAAGCAATGCGCCGAAGCTCGAGGATGCGCTCACGTGCCTCAACATCGTTTGGATCAACGCCAACGCGCCGTTCTTCTAGTAAGTTGAGCAGCAGTGTCTGAAGAACGTACAGCTGATGAGCCATTTCGGTGCCAACATGTTGTTGTGAACGCTGAAGGACGGCTGTCACAATGACATTGCGGATATGCCGTGAGGACAGAGTTGCTGCCAGTGTTTTGCGCTTCGTGATGCTTTCAGCTTTGAGGAAGAGAGCATTGATAAGGGCCACAGCTGACTGCTGTATTTCAGTTAATTGTGACTGCATATGCATGATAAGGTTTGGAAGCGTGACTTGCTGGTCCACAGTGGCATACCGGCCAGTGCTGTTCAAAACAAGAGATTCCAATATGGAAAGGGAGGCTTGTAACGTCCGCGCGTCTTGAACTGTGTTCATGTTCACCTGCAGGGATAAAACACAATTTAATTAAGACtccaaaaacattttttcttcTCCACCTCAATGCTACTGCAAGCACGTATGCTTTCACCCTTTCCAACTGCATAACACATCTGCGTAGTGGAAATTGTGGACATCATCGCCATGGCATCTGCAGCAAGCTTAACTTCTATATCATGTCATTTGCCAACTAACCACTATGGGACAGTAGCTAaccatattttgttttttttttttggggggggggggggaatcgcaCTGAGCACCCTAGCACGAGAATGACGACACCGACACGACACCGACACCGTCACGACACCGACACGACAAAAACAGTAGGCGTTCTGCCAGCGCAGTATGGCAACACCGGGCAGGCAGACCAGCGCGTTTCTGCGCGTAGCAGAGAAGCATACCTGATTGGCGACGCGACCGACAAACTTGGGCTCCAGGATGTCCCACAAGACGATTCCGTGATCCATGAGCTCGACGAACGACTGCAGAGTCAGCGCCAAGTGGTCGCCCGTGTAAGTACCCGCCTCGACCATATTAATGAGCAACTGGTGTCCCTGCTTGTTGATGAACTCCAGCGCGAATGTGTAGTCCGACGAGAGCGTCTGTAGACGGTCCAGGGCTGCCCGCATGTCGTCCGGCTTGTTTGAATGCAGCTTGTCGAGGATGTCTTGCGCAGTCTTCGCCGGACTGAGCGTGAGCCGCAGAACGTAGCCGTTCTTGATGTCGTTTCGGTTCTTCTCGGTGATGTAGGACTTGGCGTTGTCCGAAAACTGCAGCGAGTACTGCTCCGGCTCGGGCAGCGCCCAGGTGCTGCACAGGTCTTGGATGATGGCTGTGAGCGGACGCTGTTGGTCAAACTCGATGAGTTGGGGGACTTGCCCGTCCATCTCGACGGCGATCTTGACGATGTTAGCATCCTTGGTGGCGGGCATGGTGCCGGGCTTTGACTGGCGGGCGCCCTTCATGGCAGGCTTTCGCCGGGAGTATTAGCGGCCGGTAGCCGCAGGGCGAAAACGCGTGCTCCTGTATGCGCTGTTCGCTGGGCGGATGTCggcttgccgccgtcgccgctcccACATCAACAGCTTGACTTCGCTGGAGTCAACAGCGGAGGAGGAAGAGAAGAACAAGCCGAATAATGGATTTCGTTGACTTCAAGACGGCTTCGGAACAGACAAGTAAACGAAACTGAAACTGAACGTTAACTTTGATTTCAGATTTGCATCCTTGTTTTTTCGCAGTAAGGAATTATCCAAAcgtgaaatgaagaaaaaaaaagctaattgcgTTGCTGCACTGCAGCGCACGCAGCTAAAGGAGGCCCGtagcgtcatgaaaatcggtcgacgccattggctggagggcctcctttgagggttcttgccacttcgttcttgagagCAAGGAGAGGAGGAAAGCTTCGCACGACCTTCTCTTCCTCGCAACGCCAGAAATAGCCGCaattagagtcactaaataaagactttaaATAAGTCTTTatttaaaatatttatttatttaaatatttatttattttaaataagtctttatttagtgactctagccgCAATGTTTCCGATTGGCCAGCATGACAGCTGCTTtgacgtcagtgcaagttaactattggtttatggttttggtttatgggggatttaacgtcctaaagcgactcaggctatgagggacgccgtagtgaagggctccggaaatttcgaccacctgggg
This region of Amblyomma americanum isolate KBUSLIRL-KWMA chromosome 5, ASM5285725v1, whole genome shotgun sequence genomic DNA includes:
- the Ced-12 gene encoding engulfment and cell motility Ced-12, with translation MKGARQSKPGTMPATKDANIVKIAVEMDGQVPQLIEFDQQRPLTAIIQDLCSTWALPEPEQYSLQFSDNAKSYITEKNRNDIKNGYVLRLTLSPAKTAQDILDKLHSNKPDDMRAALDRLQTLSSDYTFALEFINKQGHQLLINMVEAGTYTGDHLALTLQSFVELMDHGIVLWDILEPKFVGRVANQVNMNTVQDARTLQASLSILESLVLNSTGRYATVDQQVTLPNLIMHMQSQLTEIQQSAVALINALFLKAESITKRKTLAATLSSRHIRNVIVTAVLQRSQQHVGTEMAHQLYVLQTLLLNLLEERRVGVDPNDVEARERILELRRIAFDVEGDGSCSTTSSGRKGGGYAKDYKKLGFQNHTNPIEDFGEPPGMLALDNMIYFARHHTESYTKFVLENSCRADEHECPFGRSSIRLTRLLAEILKVGELPTEQGKTYYPMFFTHDHPFEEFFCIGIMLLNKTWKEMRATTEDFVKVFSVVQEQITRALATEPPLMSLDKFRSKLAMLTYSEIMNLWQQEQSTREEWESQARPIIELREQVTPDIMDLIQQQRLQFLCEGTLFTKYSAKGHRIKDKFWYCRLSPSQKVFHYGDCEENATPSLEELPHKLPVIEIRSLATGRECPYMKDTRKAKSTASLAFSLIPDSNQEPLNFVASNDKIFDYWTDGISALLGKKMVSKETKNDLETLLSMEIKLRLLDTEGVDIPESPPPIPKEPPNYDFCYEFK